The genomic window TAAGAATTTTAAGAATCTTGCATCTCAAGCTGTTTTGCAAAACCTTTTGTGAGGCTGCAGCGAGAACATAAGAGATCTTTCTGCTGCAGCCCAGGCGAGCAGTGCTTGTACCGCATGGTTCTGTCGCTGCAAGCCGGGATTGCTGCGGTTTCTGTGTCTCACTTGTCGCCCTCTTCCTGTCTCAGATCATGGAGATGTCATCGAAGGGCGTGAAGCCGGTGACCCTGGAGCTTGGGGGGAAATCCCCCCTGATCATCTTCAGCGACTGTGAGCTGGACAACGCTGTGAAGGGCGCCCTCAATGCCAACTACCTGTCCCAGGGCGAGGTGTGTGGTCGGATACACTTGTCGCAATCCACACACCACTTGCTGTCCGTGTCTCGACTTTTACTGCAGGACCGTTGTTACAAACGCACAGTGTGGTTTTGTCGGTGGAAACGTGCAGATTCGTTCTTCCCccagctgtgtttttaatttggagACCCGCGGAGGTGCTGCCCGTGTCGTAAGGGGTCCTCAACGGGTTTGCCGTGCGTTTGTGCCGCAGGTCTGCTGCAACGGGACGCGCGTGTTTGTGCAGAGGGACATCCTGCCCGCCTTCCTGGAGCAGGTGGTGAAGCGGACCAAGGCCATCAAGGTGGGGGACCCCCTGCTGGACGACACCAGGATGGGGGCCTTGATCAGCCGGCCGCACCTGGACCGCGTGCTGGGCTTCGTCACCCAGGCCAAGAAGGAGGTGCGGGAGTGGGGGAGTGGGCGGGTGGTGAGGGGAGTGGgagtctgtttttctgtcttgaacTTGTGTGGCGGATCTGAAGGGCCGTGCGTTGTTCTTGTCTTCGCAGGGGGCCAGGGTCCTGTGTGGAGGGGAGCCGTTTATCCCCAGTGACCCCAAACTGAAGGGAGGGTACTTCATGTCCCCCTGTGTGCTGGGTGAGTGACCTCTGCTCTGTCCTCATAGTGCAGTTTTATCACTGCCAGCTGGTATTGCTGCGGTTCTCTTATCGccgctctcctctctcctcagaCAACTGCAGCGACACCATGACCTGCGTGAAGGAGGAGATCTTCGGCCCGGTGATGTCCGTGCTGCCCTTCGACACCGAGGAGGAGGTCCTGCAGAGAGCGAACAACACCACCTTCGGCCTGGCCTCGGGCGTCTTCACCAGGTACGCGCACAGGGCGGAGGGGAAGTCTCGCAGTTAGTCTGACACGCTTATCTTTGGCGGTCGGTGCCATTGCGCGCTCTCGCTCTTTTGATAATAacgaaacatccacacaaaacaaaactgaacgcACACGTTTGTTACACATCATTCAAAAAGTGTGCAGCGCAGATGTGCTTCATCAATGACATCGTTGATGTATGCTGATCATCTATTGGCACAACCCTATTGGGAATGGCTTTGATCCAGCTGGTTGGTTTTTTGTGTAGTTTGATGGGGTTAacgtttctgtgtgtttttatgtgtaggaaatagctctgtttttgtgtgtgttgttaaaatgtgtaataaaggtgttacaaataaataaatagatctcCCTCCGTCTCTCCCCAGGGACATTTCACGTGCACATCGTGTGGCTGCGAACCTGCAGGCAGGGACCTGCTTCATCAACAACTACAACATCAGCCCCGTGGAGCTGCCGTTCGGAGGGTACAAGATGTCAGGTACGGGTTCGGAGACCATTACAAATATACACGACGGAGGTTAAAGCAGCGAAGTGTGTGATCGGGTCCAGGCCAGCAGCCGCGGTGTCCTCTGGACGTAGCTGAGCTCGGAGAACGCTGTGTCCCGACGCTGTGGGGAACAGTCCTGTTCGATCGGGTTTGTGTTTGAAACCTCGCTCCTGTGAATGGATGTGATGCCTTTTATAACAGGAGTTTTCATCCTTTTTAAGATACTGCGCCCCTTTTGTCTGAAGGTTTCAGTTCAAGTCCCCTTTATCTGCTTGTTTGCTGCCAAACATGACTTTTGAAAATACTTTAGAAACTCTGCAGCAGGAGCATCAATGTGCTTTTTTGCATTGTGCTATTCTGCGTGTTATCAGAAACGAAACTGTCGGCACTTCTACTGTCCTGCTACGAGATGACACCTTCTGACATTTGAAAAGCTTGTTTCCGATTGTTACTTTCATAGTCGTTAGAGAGCACCTGGTTTGGGATGCGGATTTATATTGTAGTTTCTTTCGTTTTCACTCTCCTTGATGTGTTTTTCCCCCGTGTGTTTTTGaacttgcaaaaaaaaaatatgtgagTCATAAACCAGACGTACAATAACGGACTGCTTAGAAAACTGTTCCCGATATGATGGTAGCTTGAAGTAGCACGTTTTGGCTGTTTATTCCTGAACTATCCAAGTAACGCAAAGaataggaaaaaactaaaatatacttACTGGTACAAAAAAAAGCTCATTCACAGTAGTGTAGAGATAATACGTAATATACATTTccagaaatatataatttggtTTTGCTTTTTCAGTCGTCCTGCATTCCCCCTACAACACTCTGTGTACCCCCAGTTGAAAACCCCTGCTTTATAAAGTAAGAGTAAAGAAATCCAGTGAAGGAGTTCAGCTCAGACTAGGCTGCAGTCAGGGGCGTCTTCAGTGCATCTCCCTGCACCTCACTTCTGCCCTCCTtcattcattctctctctctctctctctctctctctctctctctctctctctctctctcaggcttcGGCCGGGAGAACGGCACGGTGACCATCGAGTATTACTCCCAGCTGAAGACCGTCATCGTGGAGATGGGCGACGTGGACTGCCAGTTCTAGGCGTTTCTCCGTGCTTCCCTCAGAAGGCTGCTGAGGAGAAATACACTACTTAATTGTACGCATATTCCTACACGCAATCGGACCGTAACTAGTTTTTATTGGGTCCAGAAGTGGCTAAGATAGTGGGTTTCACACCCAGTGCTTCAATTCCTGCTTTTCTATAGAATCCTGTAGCCCTGGCTGTGCTTGGTCACGGGTGTATGGGCCCTGGCTGTGATTGGTCACGGGTGTATGGGCCCTGGCTGTGATTGGTCACGGGTGTATGGGCCCTGGCTGTGATTGGTCACGGGTGTATGGGCCCTGGCTGTGATTGGTCACGGGTGTATGGGCCCTGGCCCTGATTGGTCACCACATTCTAAATTCTGGACCAGAAAATGCAATACAGATCAAAGCAACCAGTGATTTTTAAGCATTTCAGGAACTAAGTGAATTGGGCTGTTTcggtctctctttctctgagtAGAAATAGCCCAAGACTCATCCATCTCTACCTTTCAGCGATTTTGATTCAGTA from Amia ocellicauda isolate fAmiCal2 chromosome 19, fAmiCal2.hap1, whole genome shotgun sequence includes these protein-coding regions:
- the aldh9a1a.1 gene encoding 4-trimethylaminobutyraldehyde dehydrogenase A translates to MEILRTPLLASAAIRSASTGTLEVKEPLNFWGGGRVKPSSKDAKPSEAVCEPATGRVLCHMVPCGAQEVDQAIQSAQSAFLKWSKLSGMERARIMLEAARIIREQREDIAKVEVINNGKSISEALVDIDIAWQSIEYYAGIAGTLAGQHVQLPGGTFAYTRREPLGVCVGIGAWNYPFQIAAWKSAPALACGNAMVFKPSPMTPVTAVMLAEIYAQAGVPEGLFNVVQGGAETGSLLCQHPGVAKVSFTGSVPTGKKIMEMSSKGVKPVTLELGGKSPLIIFSDCELDNAVKGALNANYLSQGEVCCNGTRVFVQRDILPAFLEQVVKRTKAIKVGDPLLDDTRMGALISRPHLDRVLGFVTQAKKEGARVLCGGEPFIPSDPKLKGGYFMSPCVLDNCSDTMTCVKEEIFGPVMSVLPFDTEEEVLQRANNTTFGLASGVFTRDISRAHRVAANLQAGTCFINNYNISPVELPFGGYKMSGFGRENGTVTIEYYSQLKTVIVEMGDVDCQF